Proteins co-encoded in one Opitutus terrae PB90-1 genomic window:
- a CDS encoding PQQ-binding-like beta-propeller repeat protein, which yields MVTLSPLWRGALAGGFLVMAGRVDAAAGADWPSYLGDRAASHYSTLDQITTENVRSLTIAWTWRAGDARADSTQIQCNPLVVDGVVYVTTPGLKLVALEAATGAERWRFDPPETSGVNRGMSYWADGDDRRILYASGRWLHAVDAGTGRVIESFGQRGRIDLSRGLGRDVTGMQVDANTPGVIYRNLIILSTRVGEGPGPAAPGHIRAFDVRTGMPVWTFHTLPQPGEPGHETWPADAWRKVGGVNVWAGMTVDEERGLVFCPVGSAAFDFWGGDRRGDNLYSNCLLALDAATGRRVWHYQMVRHDLWDRDPPAPPTLVTVQRDGRSVPAVAQITKQGYVWVFHRETGEPLFPIEEIAVPTSDLAGEVTSPTQPLPTKPAPYARQLFTAEEITERTPAARMAVLERFVRLRAHARFAPPSREGTIIFPGFDGGGEWGGAAVDPDGVLYVNSNEMPWVLTMIETGGGASLGQQVYLQNCTGCHGADRRGNAAQNIPSLVDVKQRLTRAQIFEVITKGRNVMPPWGFLEEPKRQALVSFLLGEGEGRQPVEAANPPAGTPPYTHTGYNRWFDPDGYPAVKPPWGTLNAIDLNTGEYRWRVPLGELPELTAQGIPPTGTENYGGAVITAGGLLFIGASKDEHFRAFDRRTGQELWRVKLPAGGYATPATYAVNGRQFVVIACGGGKMGTKSGDAWVAFALPERATQP from the coding sequence ATGGTTACCCTTTCCCCCCTTTGGCGCGGCGCGCTGGCTGGCGGTTTTCTGGTGATGGCTGGACGCGTCGACGCGGCAGCCGGCGCGGATTGGCCGAGCTATCTCGGCGACCGGGCGGCGAGCCACTATTCGACGCTCGATCAGATCACGACGGAGAACGTCCGCAGCCTGACGATCGCCTGGACCTGGCGGGCCGGAGATGCGCGGGCGGATTCCACGCAGATCCAGTGCAATCCGCTGGTCGTGGACGGTGTAGTGTACGTGACGACGCCCGGGCTGAAGCTGGTGGCGCTCGAGGCGGCGACGGGCGCGGAGCGGTGGCGGTTCGATCCGCCCGAGACGAGCGGCGTCAACCGCGGGATGAGTTACTGGGCGGACGGCGACGATCGGAGAATCCTGTATGCGTCCGGCCGCTGGTTGCACGCGGTCGATGCCGGCACGGGGCGCGTGATCGAGAGTTTTGGCCAGCGCGGGCGAATCGATCTTTCGCGCGGCTTGGGCCGGGACGTTACCGGGATGCAGGTCGATGCGAACACGCCGGGGGTGATCTACCGCAACCTGATCATCCTCTCGACGCGCGTCGGCGAAGGTCCGGGACCGGCCGCGCCGGGGCACATCCGGGCGTTCGACGTGCGCACGGGAATGCCGGTGTGGACGTTTCACACGCTGCCGCAGCCTGGCGAGCCGGGACATGAGACGTGGCCGGCCGACGCGTGGCGCAAGGTCGGCGGCGTGAACGTGTGGGCGGGCATGACCGTCGATGAGGAGCGCGGACTCGTGTTCTGTCCGGTCGGCTCGGCGGCGTTTGACTTCTGGGGCGGCGATCGGCGCGGCGACAATCTTTACTCCAACTGCCTGCTCGCGCTCGACGCCGCGACCGGGCGGCGGGTGTGGCACTATCAGATGGTGCGGCATGATTTGTGGGATCGCGATCCGCCGGCACCGCCGACGCTCGTCACGGTACAGCGCGACGGCCGGTCCGTCCCCGCGGTCGCGCAGATCACGAAGCAGGGCTACGTGTGGGTGTTTCATCGCGAGACCGGTGAGCCACTCTTTCCGATCGAAGAGATCGCGGTGCCGACCTCGGATTTGGCCGGCGAGGTCACGTCGCCGACGCAGCCGCTGCCGACGAAGCCGGCGCCGTATGCGCGGCAGTTGTTCACGGCGGAGGAAATCACGGAGCGCACGCCGGCGGCGCGGATGGCGGTGTTGGAGCGTTTCGTTCGGCTGCGCGCGCATGCGCGGTTCGCACCGCCGAGCCGCGAGGGCACGATCATCTTTCCCGGGTTCGATGGTGGCGGCGAGTGGGGCGGCGCCGCGGTCGATCCCGACGGCGTGCTCTACGTGAACAGCAACGAGATGCCCTGGGTGCTCACGATGATCGAAACCGGCGGCGGAGCGTCGCTCGGGCAGCAGGTTTATCTGCAGAACTGCACGGGCTGTCACGGCGCGGACCGGCGTGGCAACGCGGCGCAGAACATTCCTTCGCTCGTGGACGTGAAGCAGCGACTCACGCGTGCGCAGATTTTCGAAGTGATTACGAAAGGTCGGAACGTCATGCCGCCGTGGGGATTTTTGGAGGAGCCGAAGCGGCAGGCACTCGTGTCCTTCCTGTTGGGCGAAGGTGAAGGACGGCAGCCGGTCGAAGCCGCGAACCCGCCAGCGGGGACACCGCCTTACACGCATACCGGCTACAACCGCTGGTTCGATCCCGACGGGTATCCGGCGGTGAAGCCGCCTTGGGGCACGCTGAACGCGATCGATCTCAACACGGGCGAGTATCGCTGGCGCGTGCCGCTCGGCGAACTGCCGGAGCTGACGGCGCAGGGCATTCCGCCGACTGGGACCGAGAACTACGGCGGCGCCGTGATCACGGCGGGCGGGTTGCTGTTCATCGGCGCGAGCAAGGACGAACATTTTCGCGCGTTCGACCGGCGGACCGGGCAGGAGCTCTGGCGCGTGAAGCTGCCTGCGGGCGGCTACGCCACGCCGGCGACGTATGCGGTCAACGGCCGGCAGTTCGTAGTGATCGCCTGCGGCGGCGGCAAGATGGGCACGAAGAGCGGCGACGCGTGGGTGGCGTTCGCGCTGCCGGAACGCGCGACGCAGCCGTGA
- the ppgK gene encoding polyphosphate--glucose phosphotransferase has product MKTLGIDIGGSAVKGAPVDPRTGRLLAPRLRIATPEPLTPLAMSRAVAEIARHFRWRGRIGVGFPGVVQGSRTLTSANLHPRFVGCDAGRLFAQATGCRVALINDADAAGLAEVTFGAGRRVQGTVLLVTIGTGIGTAVFSGGRLLPNTELGHLPWHGRSAERYVSSAARKRRGLSWASWARELGEYLRTLERLLWPELIVLGGGASSKSDKFIRHVRCRAKLVVASSGNEAGIVGAALCAAEPG; this is encoded by the coding sequence TCGACCCCCGCACGGGCCGGCTGCTCGCGCCGCGGCTGCGGATCGCCACGCCGGAGCCGTTGACGCCGCTGGCGATGAGCCGCGCCGTGGCGGAAATCGCGCGGCATTTTCGGTGGCGCGGGCGGATCGGCGTGGGCTTTCCCGGCGTGGTGCAAGGTTCGCGCACGCTGACCTCGGCCAACTTGCACCCGCGATTCGTCGGCTGCGATGCGGGGCGACTGTTCGCCCAGGCGACGGGTTGTCGCGTGGCGTTGATCAACGACGCCGACGCCGCCGGACTCGCGGAGGTGACGTTCGGCGCGGGTCGACGCGTCCAGGGCACGGTGCTGCTCGTGACGATCGGCACCGGGATCGGCACGGCGGTGTTTTCCGGCGGCCGGCTGCTGCCGAACACCGAGCTGGGCCATCTGCCCTGGCATGGACGCTCGGCGGAGCGCTACGTGTCGTCGGCGGCGCGCAAGCGGCGCGGACTGAGCTGGGCCAGCTGGGCCCGCGAGCTGGGCGAATATCTGCGCACGCTCGAGCGGCTGCTGTGGCCGGAGCTGATCGTGCTCGGCGGCGGGGCGAGTTCGAAGAGCGACAAGTTTATCCGGCACGTGCGCTGTCGCGCGAAGCTGGTGGTGGCGTCGTCGGGCAACGAGGCGGGGATCGTCGGCGCGGCCCTGTGTGCGGCCGAACCGGGTTGA
- a CDS encoding SRPBCC family protein — translation MATSPATRQQTADRSELVDKPRAKIAVPGNHGVKVVRACTIRRPAAELYQFWRSLENLTRIIKHPVAITRLSDTESHWAVSAPGDRMVEWDAVIINDAPDRLIAWRSKDGAEIRNAGSVRFERAPGDEGTEVRVQLEYDPPGGKLAAWVAKLTGEEPEQQVAEALRRFKALMEAGEIPTIEGQSVGEPQRSAKQKGQS, via the coding sequence ATGGCCACATCTCCTGCGACCCGGCAGCAAACGGCTGATCGGTCTGAACTTGTCGATAAACCCCGGGCCAAGATTGCCGTTCCCGGCAATCATGGCGTCAAGGTGGTGCGAGCGTGCACCATCCGCCGCCCGGCCGCCGAACTCTACCAGTTCTGGCGCTCGCTCGAAAACCTCACGCGCATCATCAAGCATCCCGTGGCGATCACGCGCCTTTCGGACACGGAATCGCATTGGGCGGTCAGCGCCCCGGGCGACCGGATGGTGGAGTGGGACGCGGTGATCATCAACGACGCGCCGGACCGGCTGATCGCATGGCGATCCAAGGATGGCGCCGAAATCCGCAACGCGGGCAGCGTGCGCTTCGAGCGCGCGCCGGGTGACGAAGGTACGGAAGTCCGCGTGCAGCTCGAATACGATCCGCCCGGCGGCAAGCTGGCCGCATGGGTGGCCAAGCTCACCGGCGAGGAGCCGGAGCAACAGGTCGCCGAGGCGTTGCGCCGGTTCAAGGCATTGATGGAGGCCGGGGAGATTCCGACCATCGAGGGACAATCCGTCGGCGAACCGCAGCGCAGCGCGAAGCAGAAAGGCCAGTCATGA
- a CDS encoding zinc-dependent alcohol dehydrogenase: MKAVCWMGKKKMEVQEVDDPKILNPRDCIVRITSTAICGSDLHLYDGYMPTLEKGDILGHEFMGEVVEVGPRVAKLKVGDRVVVPFTISCGGCAHCARQQWSLCDNTNPNAWMAEKLLGYSAAGLYGYSHLTGGYAGGQAQYARVPFADVGPLKIENDLTDEQVLFISDIFPTGYMAAENCDIQPGQTVVAVWGCGPVGQFAIRSALLMGAAKVYAIDNVPERLAMAEAAGAIPINDNEDVLEKLRDLTGGRGPDAAIDAVGMEAHGSIYDDVKQSLKLETDRPYALRQAMRAVRKGGVLSIPGVYGGFIDKVPFGAVFNKGVTLKMGQTHVQRYMPDLLRLVEEKKIDPSFVITHRVPLSRAPEMYETFAEKRDGCIKVVLDPAA; the protein is encoded by the coding sequence ATGAAGGCCGTCTGCTGGATGGGCAAAAAAAAGATGGAGGTGCAGGAGGTCGATGATCCGAAAATCCTGAACCCGCGCGATTGCATCGTGCGCATCACCTCGACGGCGATCTGCGGCTCCGACCTGCACCTCTACGATGGCTACATGCCGACCCTCGAGAAAGGCGACATTCTCGGCCACGAATTCATGGGCGAGGTGGTGGAGGTCGGGCCGCGCGTGGCGAAGCTGAAGGTGGGCGATCGCGTGGTGGTGCCGTTCACGATTTCGTGTGGCGGCTGTGCGCATTGCGCGCGGCAGCAGTGGTCACTTTGCGACAACACCAATCCGAACGCGTGGATGGCCGAGAAGCTGTTGGGCTACAGCGCGGCGGGGCTCTATGGCTATTCGCACCTGACCGGTGGCTATGCCGGCGGGCAGGCGCAGTATGCGCGCGTGCCGTTTGCCGACGTGGGGCCGTTGAAAATCGAGAACGACCTCACCGACGAGCAGGTGTTGTTCATCTCCGACATTTTTCCGACCGGCTACATGGCGGCGGAAAACTGCGACATCCAGCCGGGGCAGACGGTGGTGGCGGTGTGGGGTTGCGGGCCGGTGGGCCAATTCGCGATCCGCAGCGCGCTGCTGATGGGGGCCGCCAAGGTGTATGCGATCGACAACGTCCCTGAACGGCTGGCGATGGCGGAGGCGGCCGGCGCGATCCCGATCAACGACAACGAAGACGTGCTCGAAAAGCTGCGCGATCTCACCGGGGGGCGCGGACCCGACGCGGCGATCGACGCCGTCGGCATGGAGGCGCACGGCTCGATCTACGACGACGTGAAACAGTCATTGAAGCTCGAGACGGACCGGCCGTATGCGCTGCGGCAGGCGATGCGGGCGGTGCGCAAGGGTGGCGTGCTGTCGATCCCCGGCGTCTACGGCGGGTTCATCGACAAGGTGCCGTTCGGCGCGGTCTTCAACAAAGGCGTGACGCTCAAGATGGGCCAGACTCATGTGCAGCGCTACATGCCCGACCTGCTACGACTCGTGGAAGAGAAGAAGATCGATCCGTCCTTCGTGATCACGCATCGCGTACCGCTGTCGCGCGCGCCCGAGATGTATGAGACCTTCGCGGAAAAACGCGACGGCTGCATCAAGGTCGTGCTCGACCCGGCGGCGTGA
- a CDS encoding BON domain-containing protein → MKTSLKITALLALLTGGVLSLSTGCAGTATQQSTGEYVDDAAITTKVKTAMVRDEVVRAMQVDVTTFKGNVQLSGFVDTAEQKARAEQIARGVNGVTAVTNNISVKAAAE, encoded by the coding sequence ATGAAAACCTCACTCAAAATTACCGCGCTACTCGCGCTGCTGACAGGTGGAGTCCTCTCCCTGTCGACCGGCTGTGCCGGCACCGCCACCCAACAAAGCACTGGAGAATACGTCGATGACGCGGCGATCACCACGAAGGTGAAGACCGCGATGGTGCGCGACGAAGTCGTCCGCGCCATGCAGGTCGACGTCACCACGTTCAAGGGCAACGTTCAGCTGAGCGGCTTCGTCGACACCGCCGAACAGAAGGCCCGCGCCGAGCAGATCGCCCGCGGCGTGAACGGAGTCACCGCCGTGACCAACAACATCTCAGTCAAGGCCGCCGCCGAATAA
- a CDS encoding response regulator: MLQPELDSPKKSLRILYADDMRELREVARIALTRDGHTVECVGDGQQALELLAANPDGYDLVITDHHMPHVNGIELVTQLREMPYHGKVLIFCSELSSAVNETYQRLKVDRILYKPVFPSELRQVLVDLFQPVSCST, encoded by the coding sequence ATGCTTCAGCCCGAGCTCGACTCACCGAAGAAATCGCTCCGCATCCTCTACGCGGACGACATGCGTGAACTGCGCGAAGTCGCACGCATCGCCCTGACCCGCGATGGCCACACCGTCGAATGCGTGGGCGACGGCCAGCAGGCGCTCGAGCTGCTCGCGGCGAATCCCGACGGCTACGATCTCGTGATCACCGATCATCACATGCCGCACGTCAACGGCATCGAGCTGGTCACCCAGCTGCGCGAGATGCCGTATCACGGCAAGGTGCTGATCTTCTGCTCCGAGCTCAGCTCCGCGGTCAACGAGACTTACCAGCGGCTCAAGGTGGATCGGATCCTGTACAAGCCCGTGTTCCCGTCCGAGCTGCGCCAGGTGCTGGTAGATCTCTTCCAGCCAGTGTCCTGTTCGACCTGA
- a CDS encoding sensor histidine kinase — translation MNARWAQIALLVAGAVLVGAVLTLEVYFNTRATHGAADLIDIAIPQFGRAAMWAALVPLILRLRELVPLARGTWAGGMSFHLAVSFGVMAVFYLGRMWAYTLWFEPTWPEGFWRMALQNFYGRNIIDMTYYWAVIAFGYGLEYHQRYKDEELKASQLETRLVETELQALRQQLHPHFLFNTLNTIAVLVRERRSEDAVNLIARLSALLRLSLDQRGVAEVTLQQELEFIDHYVEIQKVRFSDRLTVQQDIAPEVRSARIPHLLLQPLVENAIVHGIAPKSGPGRLEIAARRSGADLLLEVRDDGPGLPDGRMRAKEGVGLCNTRERLARLYGARAQLSLQTRPGRGVCVQVVLPYRADSGELRVQS, via the coding sequence ATGAACGCTCGCTGGGCCCAGATCGCGCTGCTGGTGGCGGGGGCGGTGTTGGTCGGCGCGGTGCTCACGCTGGAGGTGTATTTCAACACGCGCGCGACGCACGGCGCCGCGGATTTGATCGATATTGCGATTCCGCAGTTCGGCCGCGCGGCGATGTGGGCGGCGTTGGTGCCACTGATTCTGCGGCTGCGCGAGCTCGTGCCGCTGGCGCGCGGCACGTGGGCCGGCGGGATGAGTTTTCATCTCGCCGTCAGTTTTGGCGTGATGGCGGTGTTCTACCTCGGCCGCATGTGGGCTTACACGCTGTGGTTCGAGCCGACGTGGCCCGAGGGATTCTGGCGGATGGCGCTGCAGAATTTTTATGGCCGCAACATCATCGACATGACGTATTACTGGGCGGTGATCGCGTTTGGCTACGGACTCGAGTATCACCAGCGCTACAAGGACGAAGAGCTGAAGGCATCGCAGCTCGAGACCCGGCTGGTGGAGACCGAGTTGCAGGCGCTGCGGCAGCAGCTGCACCCACACTTTCTGTTCAACACGCTGAACACGATCGCGGTGCTCGTGCGTGAGCGGCGGAGCGAGGACGCGGTGAATCTGATCGCGCGGCTCAGCGCGCTGCTGCGGCTGTCGCTCGATCAACGCGGCGTGGCGGAGGTGACGCTGCAGCAGGAGCTGGAGTTCATCGACCACTACGTCGAGATTCAGAAGGTGCGGTTCTCGGACCGGCTGACGGTGCAGCAGGACATCGCGCCCGAGGTGCGCAGCGCGCGGATCCCGCACCTGTTGCTGCAGCCGCTGGTGGAGAACGCCATCGTGCACGGCATCGCGCCGAAGAGCGGGCCGGGACGGTTGGAAATCGCGGCCCGGCGCAGCGGCGCAGATCTGCTGCTCGAAGTGCGCGACGACGGGCCCGGGCTGCCGGACGGACGGATGCGCGCGAAGGAGGGCGTGGGATTGTGCAACACCCGCGAACGGCTGGCGCGGCTCTACGGTGCGCGGGCGCAGCTGTCGCTCCAGACGCGCCCGGGCCGGGGCGTCTGCGTGCAGGTGGTGCTGCCGTATCGCGCCGATAGCGGAGAGCTCAGAGTCCAGAGCTGA
- a CDS encoding LytR/AlgR family response regulator transcription factor — MKIPASSRTVPEPARIRTIIVDDEPAARRGVRLLLAQDPEIELVGEAGTGAEAVTLIERERPALAFLDVQMPGGDGFETLAQVGVAAAPVIVFVTAYDEHALRAFEVNAIDYLLKPYDDARFRAALERAKGAVRQRRGEAESARWHQLVRELATARRSAAASGRVVVKTAGEILFLKPDEIDWIEAEGDYVKFHAGSRGYLMRETMTQLEARLDPQQFVRIHRSAIVNLDRLQKLSPSFAGEYAVILRDGTKLKLSRGYHARIAALVK, encoded by the coding sequence ATGAAAATTCCCGCGTCCTCGCGAACCGTCCCGGAGCCGGCCCGAATTCGCACGATCATTGTCGACGACGAACCGGCGGCGCGCCGCGGCGTGCGGCTGCTGCTCGCGCAGGATCCGGAGATCGAGCTCGTCGGTGAGGCGGGGACCGGCGCGGAGGCGGTGACGCTGATCGAGCGCGAACGGCCGGCGCTCGCCTTTCTGGACGTGCAGATGCCGGGCGGCGACGGCTTCGAAACGCTCGCGCAGGTGGGCGTGGCGGCGGCGCCGGTGATCGTGTTCGTCACCGCCTACGACGAACACGCGTTGCGCGCGTTCGAGGTGAACGCGATCGATTACCTGCTGAAGCCCTACGATGACGCGCGCTTCCGCGCGGCGCTGGAACGGGCGAAGGGCGCGGTGCGGCAGCGGCGGGGCGAGGCGGAAAGCGCGCGCTGGCACCAACTCGTGCGCGAGCTCGCGACGGCGCGGCGTTCCGCGGCGGCGTCCGGGCGGGTGGTCGTGAAGACGGCGGGGGAGATCCTTTTTCTCAAGCCGGACGAGATCGACTGGATCGAGGCGGAGGGCGACTACGTGAAGTTTCACGCCGGCAGTCGTGGTTATTTGATGCGCGAGACGATGACGCAGCTGGAGGCGCGGCTGGATCCGCAGCAGTTCGTGCGGATCCATCGTTCGGCGATCGTGAATCTCGACCGGCTGCAAAAGCTCAGCCCGTCGTTCGCCGGCGAGTATGCGGTGATCCTGCGCGACGGGACCAAGCTGAAGTTGAGCCGTGGATATCACGCGCGGATCGCCGCGCTGGTGAAGTGA